The Chloroflexota bacterium genome contains a region encoding:
- a CDS encoding SPFH domain-containing protein has protein sequence MARIFDVIEYLDPSGREIVHRIPEHGSGDFRLGSQLIVRESQAAVFFRDGKALDTFGPGRHTISTANIPLLVNLLSIPFSGQTPFKAEVYFVNMTEFLDQKWGTPEPIPLRDKELGLVRLRAFGTYSMQVADPQLFVNKIVGAQGLYDTTQITNFLRSIIVSKLIDLLGETQTSLFDLPRLYEEIGAGVRAKAQDDFANTGIALKTLYVSSISPTEETAKAIDERAAMGAIGNMQAYIQFKAAQAMGDAAKAGGEAGTLAGAGVGLGAGVGIGAAMAGAITEAMKGAREQPTTTAAAIACPQCGTANPAGAKFCNNCGAKLAATAACPNCGHENPPGAKFCNNCGTKLG, from the coding sequence ATGGCGCGAATTTTTGATGTGATTGAGTATCTGGACCCCTCAGGTCGCGAAATTGTGCATCGCATTCCTGAGCATGGCTCTGGTGACTTTCGGCTGGGCTCGCAATTGATCGTGCGCGAAAGCCAGGCGGCGGTCTTTTTCCGGGATGGCAAGGCGTTGGACACCTTTGGTCCTGGGCGGCATACTATTAGCACAGCCAATATCCCTTTGCTAGTGAATTTGCTGAGCATTCCCTTCAGCGGGCAGACGCCCTTCAAGGCCGAAGTGTATTTTGTGAACATGACCGAGTTCTTGGATCAGAAATGGGGCACGCCAGAGCCAATCCCGCTTAGGGACAAGGAACTGGGACTGGTTCGCCTCAGAGCATTTGGTACCTACTCGATGCAGGTCGCTGATCCACAATTATTTGTGAACAAGATCGTTGGTGCGCAAGGCTTGTATGACACAACACAGATTACTAATTTCTTGCGCAGTATCATCGTCTCCAAATTGATCGATCTGCTAGGCGAGACGCAGACATCCCTGTTTGATCTACCAAGATTGTACGAAGAGATTGGTGCCGGCGTTAGAGCAAAGGCACAGGATGACTTTGCAAACACGGGTATCGCACTCAAAACTCTGTATGTGAGTTCGATTAGCCCAACAGAAGAAACAGCCAAGGCTATTGATGAGCGAGCTGCGATGGGCGCTATCGGCAACATGCAAGCATACATACAGTTCAAGGCAGCACAGGCTATGGGCGATGCGGCGAAAGCAGGGGGCGAAGCTGGGACTTTGGCTGGTGCTGGCGTCGGTCTGGGGGCCGGAGTAGGTATTGGCGCAGCAATGGCGGGTGCGATCACTGAGGCTATGAAAGGAGCGCGGGAACAGCCCACAACGACAGCAGCAGCGATTGCTTGCCCTCAGTGTGGTACAGCCAATCCAGCAGGAGCCAAGTTCTGCAATAATTGTGGAGCAAAGCTGGCTGCCACAGCAGCCTGCCCAAACTGTGGGCATGAGAATCCGCCCGGTGCCAAATTCTGTAACAATTGCGGGACGAAACTCGGATAA
- a CDS encoding nucleotidyltransferase domain-containing protein: protein MKEQIIAFTQTKPIQSFHRVWVKRISLFGSYARGQPDKDSDVHIFVKFEQPDRL from the coding sequence ATGAAAGAACAAATTATAGCATTTACCCAGACAAAACCAATCCAGTCTTTCCACCGAGTATGGGTAAAAAGGATTAGCTTGTTTGGCTCTTATGCCAGAGGACAACCCGATAAGGATAGCGATGTGCACATTTTTGTAAAATTTGAGCAACCTGATAGGCTTTAG
- a CDS encoding methyltransferase domain-containing protein yields the protein MVNNFNSPQPRFCDYEGSDYRTAFWEGHGREYEDLAERIALQQLLPPAGERIIDIGGGFGRLVDLYHGYKEIVLMDYSKTQLEDAQQRLGEGPIIYVAANLYEMPFVARAFDTAVMVRVLHHLSDVPSALRAIHRILRPGASFILEYANKRHLKAIMRYLLRLQRHNPFSYEPWEFAELHFDFHPTYIERNLAEAGFCIERELCVSHFRIPFVKRLVPAHILAKVDGWLQQPTARLKLTPSIFLHARTLAQENQPVPFSIFCCPRCGNSALTQEGTALYCAVCGSRWSTAGGIYDFRCSLK from the coding sequence TTGGTCAATAATTTCAATAGCCCACAGCCTCGCTTTTGCGACTATGAGGGCAGCGATTACCGCACCGCCTTTTGGGAAGGTCACGGCCGCGAATACGAGGACCTGGCGGAACGGATCGCCTTGCAACAATTGCTTCCTCCTGCGGGAGAACGCATCATTGACATCGGCGGAGGTTTTGGTCGCCTGGTGGACCTGTACCATGGATACAAAGAAATTGTGCTCATGGACTATTCCAAAACCCAACTCGAGGATGCCCAACAGCGCCTGGGGGAAGGCCCCATCATCTACGTGGCGGCAAATCTCTATGAAATGCCCTTTGTTGCCAGAGCATTCGACACTGCGGTCATGGTACGGGTCCTGCACCATCTATCCGATGTACCAAGCGCATTGCGCGCAATACACCGTATTCTGCGGCCAGGAGCCTCCTTTATCCTAGAATACGCCAACAAGCGCCATTTGAAAGCAATTATGCGCTATTTGCTACGTCTCCAGCGGCACAATCCCTTCTCTTACGAACCTTGGGAATTCGCTGAGCTGCACTTTGATTTCCATCCTACGTACATCGAGCGCAATCTGGCAGAAGCAGGCTTCTGCATCGAGCGAGAGCTTTGTGTATCCCACTTTCGCATCCCATTTGTCAAACGCCTTGTCCCTGCGCATATCTTGGCTAAAGTAGATGGCTGGCTGCAACAACCCACAGCACGGCTTAAGTTAACACCGAGCATCTTCCTACACGCCCGAACTTTAGCCCAAGAAAACCAGCCTGTGCCGTTCTCCATTTTTTGCTGTCCGCGTTGTGGCAACAGCGCGTTGACACAAGAAGGTACAGCGCTGTACTGTGCAGTCTGCGGCTCTCGTTGGAGCACGGCTGGTGGAATCTATGACTTCAGATGTTCCCTGAAATAA
- a CDS encoding phosphoesterase produces MMSTERPPGFSSALAAFKGFLQHLDLATPITILCHSDADGVAAGAILYRALQRLDFSLLTILVTGKGANAYTPQTKQLVASTRPSALFVLDLGCLQASVLPGVPTCFIDHHRPLGVPPEGTLISSYTWQPIPNTALLVYWLCSECVSCEDMLWTAAIGTLSDLGDKAPFPIIAQAKAVYKAKWLHEATALINAGRRSASGDAETALRAILAAQHPREIVEGASPEARKLAEYRSEVTAALEEAKKAAPKFSGQVALVRVNSPCQIHPLIAQIWRTRLPKYIVLVGNEGYQPGYVAFSMRTATDVNLLDLLSGVEVDVAEGYFGYGHDQATGGVLPIASWNQLLHHLGFSQEVWAKTEANR; encoded by the coding sequence ATGATGAGTACAGAACGACCACCCGGATTTAGCTCTGCACTAGCGGCTTTTAAGGGATTCCTGCAACATTTGGATCTTGCTACCCCCATAACCATTCTCTGTCATAGCGACGCGGATGGCGTGGCTGCCGGCGCTATCCTATATCGTGCTCTGCAACGTCTGGATTTCTCGCTCCTGACCATACTCGTCACAGGCAAAGGAGCAAACGCTTACACCCCACAAACCAAACAACTCGTTGCATCTACACGCCCGAGCGCTCTTTTTGTGCTGGACCTGGGCTGCTTGCAAGCATCTGTCCTCCCCGGCGTCCCTACCTGTTTTATTGACCACCACCGACCACTCGGAGTGCCACCCGAAGGCACTTTGATCAGCAGCTATACTTGGCAGCCCATTCCCAATACTGCATTGCTGGTGTACTGGCTATGTTCTGAATGCGTGTCCTGCGAAGACATGCTGTGGACTGCAGCTATAGGTACGCTCAGCGATCTGGGAGACAAAGCGCCTTTCCCCATTATCGCTCAAGCCAAAGCGGTATACAAAGCGAAATGGCTACATGAAGCCACAGCACTAATTAACGCAGGACGCCGTTCGGCAAGTGGTGATGCCGAAACTGCTTTGCGTGCTATCCTGGCTGCGCAACATCCACGCGAGATCGTGGAAGGGGCCAGTCCAGAAGCCAGAAAGTTGGCTGAATACCGCAGCGAGGTCACCGCCGCTCTGGAAGAGGCGAAAAAAGCGGCGCCAAAATTCAGCGGTCAGGTAGCATTAGTGCGCGTGAACAGTCCTTGTCAGATACACCCTCTGATCGCTCAAATTTGGCGCACACGCTTGCCTAAATACATCGTGTTGGTGGGCAACGAAGGTTACCAGCCAGGCTATGTCGCCTTTTCCATGCGCACCGCCACCGATGTAAACCTGCTGGACTTGCTCTCTGGTGTGGAAGTAGACGTCGCCGAGGGCTACTTTGGCTACGGCCACGACCAAGCCACTGGCGGAGTGCTGCCCATAGCATCCTGGAATCAATTGCTGCACCACCTGGGCTTTTCACAGGAGGTGTGGGCTAAAACGGAGGCAAACCGTTGA
- a CDS encoding CoA-binding protein, with product MMTPENEQETILKILQDSRTIAVVGLSSDPERPSYEVARYLQQHGYRIIPVNPNESEVLGERAYPDLLSIPEPIDVVDIFRRSEAVPPIVEQAIQIGAKVVWMQKGVRNEEAAAQAQKAGLLVVMDHCMMAEARRLIAEGILADRRQ from the coding sequence ATGATGACCCCAGAGAATGAACAAGAAACGATTCTGAAGATACTGCAGGATAGCCGCACGATCGCAGTAGTTGGATTATCCAGCGATCCAGAGCGCCCCAGTTATGAGGTTGCTCGCTATCTGCAACAGCACGGCTATCGCATCATACCCGTGAACCCCAATGAGTCTGAAGTGCTGGGGGAACGCGCTTACCCTGATCTTTTGTCCATCCCCGAACCAATCGATGTCGTGGATATCTTCCGGCGTTCTGAAGCAGTCCCACCCATTGTCGAACAAGCGATCCAAATCGGAGCCAAGGTGGTATGGATGCAAAAGGGCGTGCGCAACGAGGAGGCAGCAGCGCAAGCGCAAAAGGCAGGCTTGCTGGTCGTGATGGACCACTGCATGATGGCTGAAGCCAGACGCTTGATTGCTGAAGGGATTTTAGCGGATAGAAGACAGTGA
- a CDS encoding CPBP family intramembrane metalloprotease, giving the protein MTVKVDDSKNLWLYFMITCAFSWIFWIPNALIVNGFALPARMVNFITGPLNPAAFGPLFAALLLTFLQHGGKGVLQLLKRGIDFCFKKIWLIAILLLPVVIFGGSIFASILAGVRPLDLAIISNPPYALIAFFVILFTGGPLQEEFGWRGYALPRLQSRFNSLISSVILGFFWWLWHLPAVFIPGRFMTDNLIVFLALLVVITLTSIIFTWIYNNTNGSVLAALLTHTAMNWSIWLVMPDMKMDLSTIGFMAGFLAVTVLIIIKIWGLDPMRREPIA; this is encoded by the coding sequence ATGACAGTCAAAGTTGATGACAGCAAAAATTTGTGGTTGTACTTTATGATTACCTGCGCTTTTTCTTGGATCTTCTGGATACCCAATGCCTTGATTGTAAATGGTTTTGCCTTGCCTGCCAGGATGGTAAATTTCATCACTGGGCCTCTTAACCCGGCCGCCTTTGGCCCATTATTTGCCGCCTTGTTGCTAACTTTTCTCCAGCACGGCGGAAAAGGCGTTCTCCAACTCTTAAAACGGGGAATTGACTTTTGTTTCAAGAAAATCTGGCTGATAGCAATCTTGCTTCTTCCGGTTGTGATTTTCGGCGGTTCAATTTTTGCTTCGATATTGGCAGGCGTAAGGCCGTTGGATCTAGCAATAATTTCCAATCCGCCTTATGCTTTGATTGCCTTTTTCGTCATCTTGTTCACCGGTGGCCCTCTCCAGGAAGAGTTTGGCTGGCGGGGGTACGCATTACCGCGCTTGCAATCTCGCTTCAACTCTCTAATTTCTAGTGTCATACTGGGCTTTTTCTGGTGGCTATGGCATCTGCCAGCGGTTTTCATTCCTGGTAGGTTTATGACGGACAATCTTATTGTCTTTTTGGCACTATTGGTAGTCATTACCCTGACATCTATCATATTCACGTGGATTTACAATAATACCAACGGCAGCGTTTTGGCCGCTCTTTTGACACATACGGCTATGAATTGGTCCATCTGGTTAGTAATGCCTGATATGAAAATGGACTTGTCTACCATCGGATTTATGGCTGGTTTTTTGGCGGTTACGGTACTGATCATTATCAAGATATGGGGATTGGATCCTATGAGACGTGAGCCAATCGCATAA
- a CDS encoding DUF429 domain-containing protein, with translation MTTRFIGLDLAWSPRNNSAAVALEAEDDCAWWVAYREQLGNNAEVLAFLHEIADSGPALIAIDAPLIVPNEKGARPVDRQITRLFGRYGAGCYPAYRNRPGSCTRGEEIVVALAQWGFAQNPYIPQKAAARSVFEVYPHPAMLSLFHLERTIPYKARPSRGLDSRRSALARLRDSIASLEQQEPAMRSPSGVMNRDLNGLRGIALKHYEDLLDAAICAYIAYYAWYWGPTGYQVYGDTIQGYILVPMTDWMRQRLAQYTL, from the coding sequence TTGACGACGCGCTTCATCGGTCTAGATCTGGCTTGGTCGCCCCGGAACAACTCGGCAGCCGTAGCCCTCGAAGCAGAGGATGACTGCGCTTGGTGGGTTGCCTACAGAGAACAATTGGGCAACAATGCCGAAGTGCTGGCCTTTCTACACGAAATCGCAGACAGTGGCCCAGCGTTGATCGCCATAGATGCACCGCTGATTGTACCCAACGAGAAAGGAGCCAGGCCTGTAGACCGCCAGATTACGCGCCTTTTTGGTCGCTATGGCGCTGGTTGCTATCCCGCGTACCGCAACCGACCGGGCAGTTGCACGCGCGGTGAGGAAATCGTGGTTGCATTAGCTCAGTGGGGGTTTGCACAGAACCCTTACATACCTCAAAAAGCAGCCGCTCGCAGCGTCTTCGAGGTGTATCCCCATCCAGCTATGCTCTCTCTTTTTCATCTGGAACGAACCATCCCATATAAGGCTCGTCCCAGTCGCGGTCTGGATTCACGGCGCAGTGCGTTAGCCCGCTTGCGCGACTCTATTGCTAGTTTGGAACAACAGGAACCTGCCATGCGCAGCCCTTCTGGGGTCATGAATCGCGACCTAAATGGGCTACGTGGCATTGCGCTCAAGCATTATGAGGATCTACTAGATGCAGCCATCTGTGCCTATATCGCCTACTATGCCTGGTATTGGGGCCCAACTGGGTACCAGGTCTACGGAGACACCATTCAAGGCTACATCTTGGTACCCATGACCGACTGGATGCGTCAGCGTCTGGCACAGTATACGCTCTAG
- a CDS encoding DUF2085 domain-containing protein, with the protein MTQVTDWASRIAAFLIRIVAVLARHWLLVINTALAIQAALPILAPVLMASGHPAVARLIYTLYAPFCHQLPERSFFLFGPQATYTLHELERLIGTDVPLRYIGNPTIGYKVAVCQRDIATYLAMLATGLAFIPLRRRLRPLLIRAFILFCIPIAIDGLGQLLALWDSTPLTRVVSGALFGIACIWLVFPYIEMGMQDVAQSIGKTKMGTNSDIDAKWTTS; encoded by the coding sequence GTGACTCAAGTTACGGACTGGGCATCGAGGATAGCCGCATTCCTCATCCGCATCGTGGCTGTGCTGGCCAGGCACTGGCTGTTGGTCATCAATACAGCATTGGCCATACAAGCGGCTCTGCCCATCCTGGCCCCTGTTCTGATGGCCAGCGGACATCCCGCAGTAGCACGCCTTATCTATACCCTCTACGCGCCGTTCTGCCACCAACTGCCCGAGCGCTCATTCTTCCTGTTCGGACCCCAAGCCACCTATACACTACACGAATTGGAGCGCCTGATAGGCACAGATGTACCTCTACGCTACATTGGCAATCCAACCATAGGGTATAAGGTGGCCGTCTGTCAGCGGGATATTGCCACGTACCTGGCCATGCTGGCAACCGGACTGGCGTTCATTCCACTCCGTCGCCGGCTGCGTCCATTGCTCATCAGAGCCTTCATCCTGTTCTGCATCCCGATAGCCATTGACGGACTGGGACAACTGCTGGCGCTATGGGATAGCACCCCGCTCACTCGCGTTGTCAGCGGTGCTCTTTTCGGAATAGCCTGCATCTGGCTGGTTTTCCCGTACATCGAAATGGGTATGCAGGATGTGGCGCAAAGCATAGGAAAGACCAAAATGGGGACCAACTCAGATATAGATGCCAAATGGACCACTTCCTAG
- a CDS encoding 50S ribosomal protein L9 produces the protein MEVLLLKDVKRLGKAGEIKKVADGYGRNYLIPRGLAVLATPGAIRRTEVQKAIAKQREERIRTDSAALAERLSELTLTFKVKASEKGRLYGSVTAADIAEAIEKQIGQSIDKRKILLEEPLRLLGKHKVPIKLLSSLVPEVTVMVEPLSGTESVAK, from the coding sequence GTGGAAGTTTTGTTGCTGAAGGATGTCAAGAGGCTAGGGAAAGCTGGCGAGATCAAGAAGGTGGCAGATGGCTACGGTCGCAACTACTTGATACCTCGTGGCTTGGCAGTGTTGGCCACCCCCGGTGCGATTCGGCGCACTGAGGTGCAAAAAGCCATCGCAAAGCAACGAGAGGAACGCATTCGCACGGATAGCGCAGCCTTAGCGGAGCGCTTGTCCGAACTGACGCTGACTTTCAAGGTAAAAGCGAGCGAAAAAGGTCGTTTGTATGGCTCTGTTACGGCAGCGGATATTGCTGAGGCGATCGAGAAGCAAATCGGTCAGTCCATTGACAAGCGCAAGATTCTGTTGGAGGAGCCGCTTAGGCTGTTAGGCAAGCACAAAGTTCCCATCAAGTTGCTGTCTTCGCTGGTGCCAGAAGTCACAGTGATGGTCGAGCCATTATCAGGCACGGAGTCAGTAGCCAAATAG
- a CDS encoding 30S ribosomal protein S20, protein MANTKSALKRVRSSEKRRLRNRRVRTQARTYIKRARAQIEAGQLEEAKKSVADAIRALDKAAEKGIIHKNNAARRKSRLMHKLNQAMQGVAA, encoded by the coding sequence TTGGCAAACACAAAATCAGCTCTCAAGCGCGTGCGCTCCTCTGAAAAGAGGCGTTTGCGCAACCGCAGGGTCCGAACGCAAGCTCGCACGTATATCAAAAGGGCCAGGGCGCAGATCGAAGCGGGACAATTGGAAGAAGCAAAGAAAAGCGTCGCTGATGCCATTCGCGCTCTGGATAAGGCTGCAGAAAAGGGCATTATTCACAAAAACAATGCTGCACGACGCAAATCGCGCTTGATGCACAAGTTGAACCAAGCCATGCAAGGTGTAGCAGCTTAG